The region cacacacatatgtatatatatatatatataatgtacatatatacacacatatatacatacacacacacacatatatatatatatatacacacatatgtatgtgtatctatatatatatatatatatatatatatatatatatatatatatatacacacatatatgcatatatacacacatatatacacacacacacatatgtatatgtgtatatatatatgtgtgtatatatgtatatatatatttatatatatatatatatgtatgtatatgtatgtatgtatgtatgtatgtatgtatacatatacatacatatgtgtgtatatatatatgtacattatatatatatatatatatatacatacatatacatatgtgtgtatatatgtatgtatgtatgtatatatatatatatatatatatatatatatatatatatatatatataatgtgtcaCATTAACCtttttattggaaaaaaaaaaatctgagtgCAAGCAAACAaccctttttttcctctgaggAGTCTGATAATGAAACATACTGTGGCTAAGAActcaattatttaaataaacctgCATCGTTCGTTGACATTCTCTTCAAAATCAAAGCACTTGGAAGAAGAGAGCTCTCATAAAATTGTGCTTCTTTCTCCTGAGTGTAACCCAGGTATGCTCATTAGTTCTGGCTGGTCGCTTCTCTCTGGAAACCCTCATAAATATCGGCTTCAGTTCAGTGAAGGTCAAAGAGAGGCGCGAACGAGTAATAAACAGACACAGTTCCATGTTTCATTTCGACTGTACCTCTTGTCGAGACTTTAACTTCAGTTCTGGATGGTTCTAGTTTGAGTTATCCTGTCAAGATTTGATACCACACCTCAGTGCCCACGATATTTCTACAATGTCACACCAAACAGCAGAAGCTTGTTAGCCAGATGAGGCCTGAGAGAGTGTCACTTAACCCAGCTGAAACGATGCCAAGGAGGTACCATACCTAATTATTTGTTTGCTCTTAAGAAATCACAATCACAGCTACATCTTGTGCAGCTGCAGAATGAGCCAGCTTATGACTGCAAGTTCTAGAAGAGGTGCTCTACACAGGCTATGGGACTCAGTCATGACTCGGAAGGATATCACttttatattactttattttatatttcaaactCATGAACCTCCAAGAAAATATCACGagaaaaaacagtaaacagacagtacacaaattgtttttaattttatttcttcttagATGCTTAAATACAGTGGATGAATATTCAAACAGTTGCATAAATAAATCTGAGTACATTTCCTTAGGTCAAGCAATTAACACAACATATGCAGATTTTGATGTTTATAAAACAATAAGAGGTCAAATGAATTCAGTAAACCAGTTACCTTTGTTTAAATGAGCTAGTACTGAATGGACTTGGGGACTGAGGAACCACGAGGCAGAAAGGCTACGTTCCACATAAGGACTATTCTATCCACAGGACCACACAGTTTGATCTTACCTTTAGAAATAGTCACCTTGAGCAAGCAGGGGTGGATTATGTCAATGATGTCTAAAATGAAAAGCTTTAATAAGCATGCAATCTTGAACAGTTATCcttgtttttttcataaactGGTACCCCAAGAAGCAAAACACTGAGTCTGAAGTTGTCAAAGTAGTAGTACTCCGCCTTTccacatatgtatttttattgtgtttttaggACAGAGCTTTGGATTTTCTAATCTGTAAGCGGTTTCCACATCAAAGCCACGCTATCTTCAAACGCTTTAGTCACCCGCTTGTGCTGAGAGTGAAAGTCATTTTGAATTTCTACACATGCTAGAGAGATTAGAACCATGCCTGAGTGGTGGTTCCATTTGGggtttctggggttttttttgttttttttttccatacaaGGCTGACTGTAAAAAGAACCGAAGTGAAGCCATAAGGTGCTGTCAGGTTCAGACTTGGAACTGGAAAGAACCCTCCCACGTGTAGGGTCATTTTTGGGATtccatttctccttctccttcttttaAGATGGCGGTTgcatattgctttttttttaagggttAATTGTTTGTCATGATCCACCAggatgctgagagagagagcgagataatcattttaaaaataagtcaAGGTAGGTAATTAATCTGTTCAAATctggttctttttcattctaaaaataatgtaatgtcTGACTATGAGACTGTGAGTTTAACTTGTCTTCTCCTCAAGGCCAAGAAAACTTGGTGTAAGATGCTTTTTATGAGATGGTAGAAATTGCAATAACTCAGTCTTATAACAGAATGTCACACTCAGAGCTCCCCAGCCAACTCACACAAACTTTTAACAcattcataacacacacacactgacccctCCCCCGCAGCCCAACACCTACCAGGCATAAGCATGGTGGAGACGAGTTCAGGATCCTCCAGTGTATCAATGATGCACCGCTGGAATGTTTTACTTGCCTCAGACTGCAGATAACTGAGGAAAAACAAGACATATTTAAAccaagtttttacatttttttttagatcaagTGAAATTGTTGACGTATGAgctatttcaaaatattttcttccACAATTAAATATCAATTAAACAGAACCATgtggagaagggggggggggggggggggggttagaggGGTTACAGGGAGCAGTAGCTCCTAGAATATGCACACCTGCTCATCaacaaaatgtgcattttagaATTTGCAGGGTACAAGCAATCACTGGATAACAGTTAATATGCACTCAAACATACACTGAATTGCTTTTTATCAAATGAGTTTTTGGGCACACACAAGGTttatgcatcacacacacctcatccagGAGATGCGGTCTTGCCAGAACTCATATATTATGTAGCAGCTCTTCTCAGGCAGCTTCTGGATGGACACACTGTGGAGAGAGGGACCGATGAGGTTCACTTCTAATCACGGTCAAGTGGCAGCACCAAATGACACTACAACAATTTCTTcaatctttttcttctttttttttcttggtgtgGTGTGACATGGGAATTTGTAGCACTACCTAAAATTGTTTCAAGCATACGCTTCCTGCTTGGTCATGCACTTCTATTGATCATTTGAGCTGGAATAATTCCCCTGTGGCCAAAAAACCATTAGAGCTACTTTAGAGGAATCATAAGAAGAATCAATCAGCATCATATGAAGAATCTGGAAGGAGTTGAACATCGAGTTGTAAAAAGTCATCAATGTTACTGATTTTTGGTTTGACAGGAGCTAAAGGGAGCCACTTTGGGAGGAACTATAAAAGCTAAAAGCTGGAGAAAGATGGCTAGTATTTCGCTGGGATCCTCTATGCATATCTGCATCGGGTTGGTTTTGCTTCAAACCTAATTTTCTTCCTAAATCTTATAAAATGCGTTGCCTGTTTCATTTCAGTCTTTCACCTAGATCATGCCAGTTTGTCATGCTAAAGTTTTTATATGTTGAgatcatagtgtgtgtgtgtgtgtgggtgactgCGTGGGCATGTAAATTCTCACTGAAGGTTGTCACTCTGGTTGGTAGTGGAGTCAGCATAGCTTTTCAGAGCCTTTTGAAACTCCTCGAGGTTATCCTCTGTCACTCTCATCTGCCTCTGGACCAACAGAATGTTCTGGATagataaaggagagaaaatttgacaggagatggagggagagaaagaagataaAGATTCCATGCGCACTGAACAAACCAAGGCTGGTGACGTTGTGAAAGAgaatatgagagaaagagaaaaagcacaGAGATAAATAAATTGAAGAACAAAATCAGAGTCCCTTAAAGCCTAACGGGTACTCACTGATTTATATGTGCTAGCTAGTGGATCCTCTTTCAGGGGTTCCAACTTTGGACTCtgtaaagaagaaagaaaagaccaACTTAGAAAAGAGTTACTCTGCCACCGTCATCGACCTCTGAACTAATAGGATGTTCTTAAAGTTAAGAACAAGGTCAGATTCCCTCAAAGCCTATTGATCAGAAGAATGAACCTGCATTCTCAGTGTTCCCATCTAATCAGCATAGACTGCAGTGCTGGCAAGAACCTTATGAGTAATTTAACAGGAGTTGCTGCATGAACGATTTCctttaaatttacaaaaaattACTCTTAGACATGAACAAAACTGACAAGTGGTAGAAACCTATCATATAAGTCATGCACTGCTGGACTCATGGATTGTAATTATTTGTTACCTATTTCATTAAAGACATTTGAGGGtcaatatgaaatttaaatttaatatatatagaCCCACTACACTTATCTTGTTTAACATTAGCATTAACTTCACTCTACTATTTACCCATGACAATCTAAACTGCCATTCATCTAATCCATTAAGACCTGACATGCTATGAGGTTGCACACTGCCCACCGATTTGCTATTTGGTGACAAATTAGCCTTCAATTGATGTTTATGTCATTTATCAGTCTGTGATGTTCATATTGAACCTGGCTGTCCAGGAGAACATCCTTTCTAACTCATTACcatattttgtttatgaatgtgaCTGTATGGATCTTAAAGCAGGGGGTTCACCTTATTTTATATTGAACTccttcatattcatatatattatatgattTCTAAGTACCTCTGAcagtttttatataaattacttAAATAATTCAGATAAAATAGCCTCTCCATCCACATCTTTTCAATGGCAAAATACATTACACCTATTACATCCGCATGCCTCGGTTGACAAAGACAGCCATGCTCTTCATAGTTTATCAACGCTCTTGTCCTGAAAAAGCAATCTATAAAGGTTTTAGCCTTTGTGCTTGAGTGAACACCTGAATTCATCTGCTGTGTCCGGACTACTTCTGAAGTTGCTTTTTACCCATGGTCAGCATTTTAATGAACCACAATTCCAGACAAACCATGCAGGGATCAAAGCATCAGAAGACATTTTTGAGGCCCAAATTTTACTTTAACATTTATAGCATGGGCAGATGCCCTTGTACAGAATGACTTaaagaagtgctttgtagtctctcAAAAACATCCTCATGTGAGCATAGATGGGGCAGTACAAAGAATACCATCAGGCTAAATCTCTGGATAGTGGggaaaaacactaaaatattgatgtttatgtattatatacgtgcatatttaagtgcttagtaACTTGGAGAGGAGGTGAATCTTCACTCTGTGTGAAGCCAGCCAGTGACTCAGCTGTATGGGCAACCAGGGGAAGTTCATTCCATCACCTTGGTGCCAGAACAGAGAAGAGTCGTGATgcatgtcttctgtgtgtgttgagagatgTTGGTTCAAATACTAGAGGCTTGCAGCGAAACATTCAGAGCACACAGTACCAGTGTGTGACTTGTATGAATGCTTTTATTACATGCAGGATGGGTGGATGAATGGTGGCTCGAATGGATaaagatggatggatgtgtggaTGGCCTGAGGGCAGACGTTGTCACCTGGCACTCCAGTTTGTCAATGAGCTGTTGCAGTCTGTTGATCTGAGAGGACCAGTGATCATCTGCGTCCACAGTAACACCTGAGAtggaatacacacaaacagaaaccaAAGAGACAAGCTGTGGGGCTCCTGCACGTGAAAACATTACAGGCCTCTAGCTCTTCTGTTTGCTTAGCTTctccttattttattttacccaTTTTTCAACCAATTTAGTCATTATGCCAATTCCTGCCCATTAGCTTGCTATCCTTCTTGTCACACAGCACCTACCCACCCTCAAGGGTGTAGCAAGCATGTGCTTCCTCCAAGATACATGAAGCCAAGAACCACATCTTTTTTAAACTGCTACCCACATTGTGGCACAGGGCATCTGAATACACTAAGGGTTAAACACCAACTTCCCTGATCAGTAAATGCAAGCACAGAAATGTCCATGATTGTCTAGCGTCACTGTGATTGATGGGGATTTATTCATGCCATCCCTCCCACCCAGAGAAGAATGCCAGTTTCGCTCTCTTGGACTCCTAACCACAGATAGCTGTAAAATAATCTGGGTTCAAACCAGTGAACTCTTGATGATAGGctaaagtgtttattttaattattggtTTTTACTAGCTTACAAACAAGTATTATTTCAGCATATTTCTCTGCCAAAAGAATCTGACTGCTTGCAGTAATATGTGCTTGGTTGGCCCAAATGTAGTTAGTTTgatcacacagacagaacagccACTGGGTGTGGTGGATAATATGAAATAGCATGTTTGTCCTTGTGCTGACTACCTTGCTGAATAAGTCTACTTTCTCACTTGATATTGGAATTATACAACTGTAACATGCAAAAtctcaataaatatttcagtgctgCAGAAACTGAAACCTCACCTATGTGTTCTTCAAATAATACATCCATGTAGTCGCATAGTGTTGTGCAATATGATGAAATTATGAGCGAATCTACTCCAATGCATTCTATACTGCACACTGTAGTACAACTAGCTAAACTAAACCATGACATTTCCCTgtagcaagtttttttttaaaaagtgattgcaccaaaatacaaaacaccCTTTATGTACATGGGGTTTAACAATATCAGCATTAATTAAATGTGTGATAAAactatttgtgtgtatgtaaactgtgtgtgtgcgcacacacatatgtaacaGATGTAATCAAGTCCACATCTCCTGAGACAGCCAGAGCCACGTGTCCCTGAACCAGTGCTCCCAAGGACATTCCGTTACGCTCAATTTAATGCCGTCAAGGCAGCAGCCAGACAAGGCGCATAAGCAGAAGCTAACACTTCTGTGGCAGTAACCAGTCATGACTGTCAGGCACaggtgaggagcagagaaacagcaggaaGACCTCAGCAGCAGCTGTGGGCCTGGCCCCCACTAGCATTTAAAGAGCGGACCCAGTGCTAATTAGAAGCACATGTGTTGTCATGTTACCAAACCTTCAGAAGACCTGAGCCTTTAGATGGGAATGAGACACTATATAGGCAAAGCACATGATTCTTTGCTCGAGATGAACGTTGCGTGGGTGTGTTTATTACCTGTAGTGAGGATGCCAGAGTACGGGTCTGTGGGAGACAGGCACATATTTTTCTGCATTCTGCGGCCACATTTCCTGTTATTCTTCTGTACAGAGAGATGCTCTGGTACCTTTACCTCAGCCCTAGAAACAGAGAgcgtgagagggggagagagagaaagagagagagagagagggagaggagacagaggaaccaagtgggggagagagaaagaaaaaggtgaGTTTCCAATTGTCACTATTATTAATAGGAGGGTTTTTATAGTTGCTCCTGCCATGTACTCGATTGCTATGGCTACAGTAATGGAAAAGGACTGATGGCTAAGAAACATTTATAAAGGAGGACAGCATGAGATCCATATAATAGGCTATACATTTCTATACACACATATTATGTATAtcctctcaccacacacatgcactgtgttaGTCCACATATCCAGTAGGTGCATGTTGTAGGTGTACAATCACAGACTTCAGCCCTGTTGCCTTGCAGAATATGTCAGCCATCACTGCCTCTAACTATAGGAATCCCTTTGGCTGGTTATAATTTGGGTTATAGAAATGGCAAGAAGTGGCATAGTCGCTGGAGTTTTCATGTGTCAGTGACCTGAGAGTGACCAGCCACCCAACAGTACACATGTGGCCAGACACAGACCACTGATGAAGCtaacacagacaaatgcatgGAAACAGTCTCTAGCTGTACACCCAGTAGAGATGTTTC is a window of Electrophorus electricus isolate fEleEle1 chromosome 3, fEleEle1.pri, whole genome shotgun sequence DNA encoding:
- the necab3 gene encoding N-terminal EF-hand calcium-binding protein 1, producing MLACTEMITMCLQSAKREHLRSKQEQQLLQNHGLSIFHDIFHRADKNDDGKLSFEEFRAYFSDGILTADELQELFCSIDGRQANNLDIDKLSDYFSQHLGEYLHVLSALENLNISILKAMDKTKEEYQGSSVLGQFVTRFMLRETSSQLLSLQMSLQCAMEAVEEQSSPTAAEVKVPEHLSVQKNNRKCGRRMQKNMCLSPTDPYSGILTTGVTVDADDHWSSQINRLQQLIDKLECQSPKLEPLKEDPLASTYKSNILLVQRQMRVTEDNLEEFQKALKSYADSTTNQSDNLHVSIQKLPEKSCYIIYEFWQDRISWMSYLQSEASKTFQRCIIDTLEDPELVSTMLMPASWWIMTNN